GACAGGAAAGCATCGCCGTCCGCTCCCGCGAAGCCCTGATCGAAGGGCTTGCCAAACCCAAGGGCACGTTCCGCCAACGCAATCTCTATTGCCAGTTCGATCTCGGCACGCTGGCGGACCATGAACTGCTCGACCTCGAGGCCAAGGCCACGCGGCTCGGGGACTATATTCTCGCGGGCCACCTGCTGCGCGATGTCGATGGAGTGTGGCCGCAGCCAAAAAGCGAGCAATAAGCGAGCAATAAGCGCTGCAACCAAAAGCAAAGGCCGCCATGCCGGCGGCCTTCGACCTTCTATATTGCACGCGGCGCGATCAGTGCCAGACCCGCGTCGCGTTGGCCCATCGCGCCGCGCACGATTGCGTGGCGGCAGCGGCGATTGACTCGGCCGCATCATCGGCAAGCTCGCCGGCATCGGCCGGCGACACCTGCGCGGCGCTGTCCAGCGCCGTGCGCCACATGACTGCCGACACCAGCGTCTTGCATTGGCGGCGTTCGCCATGCGCCAGCGCCAGCAGGCGCTCGTAGCCTTCCATCACGATCAGGCGGTCGCCGCGGCATGGCTGCAGCTGCAGCGTGTACAGGTGATCGCATTCGCAATGCAGGCTGCCGCCGCTTACCGCCAGCACGATCGCGCCGGGCAGCGCAATGCCGCTGGCCTGCACCTTGCCGCGCAAGCGCGCCAGGTGCGCGTGCGCGCGCGGGTCGCTGTCCTGCGCCATATTGGCCGGCACCGCGCCCAGCGCCATCAGCTCCGCGGGCGATACCGCCAGCGTGTACGCCTGTAGCGCAGTGCGATAGGACGCCACCACCGCGCGCAGGCGGTGCGGCGTGTCAACGTCATGGCCTGCCGGCCCGCGATCCTGCCAATCGTCCATGTCGACTCCTGCCGCGCCGGGCGTTTGCATGGTCAGTCGCGCAGCAGCTGCTTGGCGATGATCAGCTGCTGGATCTGCGTGGTGCCTTCATACAGGCGCAGCAGGCGCACGTCGCGGTAGAAGCGCTCAGCCTTGTACTCGGCGATATAGCCGGCGCCGCCGTGGATCTGCACCGCGCGGTCGGCCACGCGGCCCACCATCTCGGTACAGAACATCTTGGTGCAGGAGGCCAGCATGCTGACTTCCGGATCGCTCTTGCCGGCGGGCTTGGCGTCGTAGCGCTGCGCGCAGTCACGCACCATCGACAGGCCGGCGTAGAGCTCGGCCTGGCTGTCGGCCAGCATCGCCTGGATCAGCTGGAAGTCGCCGATGGGCTTGCCGAACTGCTTGCGCTCCTTGGCATATGCCACCGCGTCGGTGATCAGGCGATGCGCCATGCCGCAGGCCAGTGCCGAGATATGCAGGCGGCCGCGGTCGAGCACCTTCATGGCGGTCTTGAAGCCCACGCCCGGCACGCCGCCGATGATGTTGGCGGCGGGCACGCGCACGTTCTCCAGCACCACGTCGCAGGTCTTTGTGCCGCGCTGGCCCATCTTCTTGTCCGGCTTGCCCAGCGAGATGCCCGGGGTGTCGGCCGGCACGATGAAGGACGAAATGCCCGAGGCACCCGCACCGCCGGTGCGCGCCATCAGCGTGAAGGCGCCGGCGCGCGGTGCGTTGGTGATAAAGCGCTTGGTGCCGTTGATGACGTAGTGGTCGCCGTCAAGCTCCGCCCTGGTCTGCAGCGAGGCTGCGTCGGAGCCGGCATTCGGTTCGGTCAGCGCAAACGAGATGATCAGGTCGCCGCTGGCGATACGCGGCAGGTAAGACTGCTTCTGCTCCTCGGTGCCATCCATCAGGATGCCCTGCGAGCCGATGCCGACGTTGGTGCCGAACACCGAGCGGAAGGCAAACGCGGTGTGGCCGAGGTCATACACCACATCGCATTCCTGCGACATCGACAGGCCGATGCCGCCGTAGTTTTCGGGAATGGAGATGCCGAACAGGCCCATCTCCTTCATGTCCGCGACGATATCGGCGGGGACGTCGTCGGTCTCTTCCAGCGTGTCCTCGGCGGGCTTCAGGCGTTCGTCGATGAAGCGCTGCACCGAGGCGCGCAGCAGGGCAAAGGATTCTTGGTCAAGGGCCATGAGGATTCTCCGGGTCAGGCAATACGTCGGTCTGGCCGACATGGTACGCCGGCGGCGCGATTTGACAATCCACTGGAGATTGGACAGAAGCGTCAACAAAATTTGACAATCCGCCTGTGTCAGTTCCACGTCACTGCGAGCAGCCCGGCCAGGCCGAGGGCCAGTGCCGCCAGCGCGTCGCCGGCGATCAGGCCGCCACCCAGCAGCGATGCGGTGCTCATGTCCTCGGGCAGCGCCTGCCGCTCACGCCTCGCCCCAGGCCTGCGCCCGGCCAAAGCGCCGCCGACGCTTGCCGCCACGCCGCCCGCGGCCATCCAGCCGGCCGCCGCCAGGTTGACGAAGCCGCCGAAGGACGATGCATAGGGTGACGGCAACAGCACCGCATCCAGCAAAAAGTCCGCCACCCTGCCCCGCCGGCCAGACTGCGCGAAGCGCTGCCACGCCGGGCCGCCCAGGATGACCTTGCGCAGCACCGCCGTAGCCAGCCCCAGGGCCAGCCCGAGCGCGACCGCGGCATGCTGGGCGGCGCGCGGCTGCGCCAGCCCGTGCAGCACGCCGACGATCTTGTAGGTCATGGCCGAGGCCCAGCGCGCCGGCTGCTGGTCCGCCGGCAGTTGTGTCTGGTCCAGCGCCAGCACCGGATACGCCTGCATGAACAGCCGCGCCATCGCCACGGCCACAAGCGCGCCTACCACGATGCCGGCAACCTGGTAGCCGAACTGCACCATGCGGTCGCTGCCCAGGCGCCAGCCGGTGGAGCGGTCCTGCTGCATGTCGCTGGCTTCGGCGGTCGCCACCAGCAGCACCGTCGCCGCGATCAGGCCGACATGCGGCGCGCGCAAGCCGGCCGCGGCCATCAGGATCACCGTCAGCACGAAGGCGGACGAGATCGGGTTCTGGTCGACCATGCCGACCGAGATGCCGTTGACCAGCGCGAACACCAGCACCAGCAGCACCGCCATCAGCTGGAAGACCGGCGGCTGGCCGAACCACGCGACGCCCGCCGCGACCGTGGCGGTGCCCCACAGCAGCGCCCACGCGGCCACCCAGGCCATGCCGGGTCCACGCCGCGCCTGCGCCTTTCGCGGGGCCCGGCTACGCCACTGCCGCCACGCCTGCGCCAGCAGCAGCGCGACATCGAGCGCGGCCGCCCCCATGATCATCCCCAGCGCCACCAGGAAGGTGGCCTTGCGATATGGTTCGCCAGGCGCGAGCCATCCCACCGACACGAACCACGGCGTCAGCGCCCAGCCGGCAAGGCCGCCCACCAGCGCGGCAATGCCGATGCGCGCCCCGACGATCATGCCCGCGCCGAATGTCGCCGCCGACAGGTCCAGCGCCGCCAGCCACGACACGCGCGCCGCGCCCAGGCCGCTGGCCAGCCCCAGCGCCATGCCGCCGCCCAGCCGCGCCACCGAGCGCCGCAGCAGCACCGGGTCGGTCAGCGCGCGCAGGATATTGGCAACCGCCAGTCCCGACGGGAACGTCAGCTGCATCCGGTCCACCAGCAACGGCGTGTACAGCATGCCGATGCCCACGCCGTACATGCCGATGCACAGCATGTAGAGCACCAGCTGCCACAGCGGCGGCTGTGCCAGGCCGAGCCAGGTCATCGCCTGCAGCACCACCGCCATGCCGCCCATGCCAGCCACCGATGCCGCCGCGGTCTGGATGTAGTTGGCGCCATGCCGGCCCGGGGCGCCGTAGCTGGCCGTCACCACCGAGCCGAGTATGCCGGCCAGCACCTGGCCACCGACAAAGAAGCCCAGCGAGAAATTCATGTAGGCGGCGGCAATGCCGCCAAGTGGACCGAGCACCAGCATGCCGGCCGCGCCCAGCAGCGCGTGGTAGCGCCAGCTGCCGGCAGCGGGCAGCCAGCTGGCGCGGTGCACGGCGTCGGTGGGCAGGGTTGGCATGGCGAAGGTTCGCAGGCAGCAGTAGCGGGGTGCGTTCTGCGAAGCATAGGCCACGGTACCGGGTAGGCGATGTGCGACTTGTCTCTCTTTACAGGGCGGCGCCGCCGAGCCAGCCGGGTAAACACTGGTTTCGTGCGCAACCATCTGGGATATAGTTGCGTACGAAACCAATTACATCAAACGAGACCAGCCATGACCGACTCCACCGCACCACGCGCGGCCGTGCCACCGGTACCGCCTCCCGCGACGCCGCGCCCCTGGCCCCGACACGTACCCGTGCTGATCGCCGGCGGCGGCCCGGTCGGGCTGGCGCTGGCGGCACTGCTGGCGCGCTACGGCGTCGCCTCGCTGGTAGTGGAGGCCGACGACGGCTACTGCGCCGGCAGCCGCGCCATCTGCATGTCGCGCCGCTCGCTCGAGATCCTGGGCTGGGTCGGCGCCGACCAGCAAACGGTCGAAACCGGCCTGCCCTGGGTAGGCGGCCGCAGCTACTACCGCGACGCCGAGGTGCTGCATTTCCGCATGCCGAGCGAGCCGGACGAGCGCTTTGCGCCGATGGTCAATATCCAGCAGTACTACCTCGAAGCATTCGCGCACGAGGCCGCGCTGCGGGGCGCCACGCCGGCCGAGGTGCGCTTCGGCGCGCGCGTGCGCACGGTGCGTCCGCATGACGGCGGCGTGGTCGCGGAAATCGAGAGCGCCGACGGCGTGGTGCAGGTCGACGCGCAATGGCTGGTCGCCTGCGACGGCGGGCG
This genomic window from Cupriavidus oxalaticus contains:
- a CDS encoding PHA-granule associated protein 4, translating into MSIVRAGSKAEALRLLASENVLALELDYETGWQDAVELGRLGEKRGIKVQYRGQESIAVRSREALIEGLAKPKGTFRQRNLYCQFDLGTLADHELLDLEAKATRLGDYILAGHLLRDVDGVWPQPKSEQ
- a CDS encoding acyl-CoA dehydrogenase family protein, with product MALDQESFALLRASVQRFIDERLKPAEDTLEETDDVPADIVADMKEMGLFGISIPENYGGIGLSMSQECDVVYDLGHTAFAFRSVFGTNVGIGSQGILMDGTEEQKQSYLPRIASGDLIISFALTEPNAGSDAASLQTRAELDGDHYVINGTKRFITNAPRAGAFTLMARTGGAGASGISSFIVPADTPGISLGKPDKKMGQRGTKTCDVVLENVRVPAANIIGGVPGVGFKTAMKVLDRGRLHISALACGMAHRLITDAVAYAKERKQFGKPIGDFQLIQAMLADSQAELYAGLSMVRDCAQRYDAKPAGKSDPEVSMLASCTKMFCTEMVGRVADRAVQIHGGAGYIAEYKAERFYRDVRLLRLYEGTTQIQQLIIAKQLLRD
- a CDS encoding OPT/YSL family transporter translates to MPTLPTDAVHRASWLPAAGSWRYHALLGAAGMLVLGPLGGIAAAYMNFSLGFFVGGQVLAGILGSVVTASYGAPGRHGANYIQTAAASVAGMGGMAVVLQAMTWLGLAQPPLWQLVLYMLCIGMYGVGIGMLYTPLLVDRMQLTFPSGLAVANILRALTDPVLLRRSVARLGGGMALGLASGLGAARVSWLAALDLSAATFGAGMIVGARIGIAALVGGLAGWALTPWFVSVGWLAPGEPYRKATFLVALGMIMGAAALDVALLLAQAWRQWRSRAPRKAQARRGPGMAWVAAWALLWGTATVAAGVAWFGQPPVFQLMAVLLVLVFALVNGISVGMVDQNPISSAFVLTVILMAAAGLRAPHVGLIAATVLLVATAEASDMQQDRSTGWRLGSDRMVQFGYQVAGIVVGALVAVAMARLFMQAYPVLALDQTQLPADQQPARWASAMTYKIVGVLHGLAQPRAAQHAAVALGLALGLATAVLRKVILGGPAWQRFAQSGRRGRVADFLLDAVLLPSPYASSFGGFVNLAAAGWMAAGGVAASVGGALAGRRPGARRERQALPEDMSTASLLGGGLIAGDALAALALGLAGLLAVTWN